The Canis lupus familiaris isolate Mischka breed German Shepherd chromosome 7, alternate assembly UU_Cfam_GSD_1.0, whole genome shotgun sequence nucleotide sequence AACTCTGGTGGGGCTGATAGCATAGTGAATGGATTTCACATAGGCTGAGCAAGTACAGCAGGCACAATGGAAGCAGCTACAGAGGGTCAGCAAAATTCTGCTGGAAATGGGGGTCAGAGACATTGTCTTAATAGCCACTGGTCTAGCAGATGACGTGACAGATACGGTGTTGGAGCAGCCACCATCCTGACAGTACTGGGCACTATCCAGTATAGTGATAGTGCCTGGTGTTGGACTCACAGATGCTGAGGTGTGACTAAGACCAACGCACAGCCTGTTTCCTCCGATGGGGCTAGTGAAGGAGCAACAGGAACAGCACTGTCAGTAATAGCACCCTCCTTTTGCCTGTCCCCCAGCAGCCTTACACGAACCGCCGGCAGAACCGCAAGTGTGGGGCCTGTGCCGCCTGCCTACGCCGGATGGACTGTGGTCACTGCGACTTCTGCTGTGACAAGCCCAAATTTGGGGGCAACAACCAGAAGCGCCAGAAGTGTCGTTGGCGCCAATGCCTACAGTTTGCCATGGTGGGTGGGGCAGGATAGGTTGGTGGGTGGGCCAAGTTGATCCAGGGCCTCCAGTGCCTGGGAGTGGTGGGTAGGTCCGGCAGCTGAGTGGGGCAGTCCAGTTGGGTTCTGTGTCTTCAGAGGAGTAGGCGGGGCAATAGGTTCAGCCAAAGATTGGCAAATGAAGGATCTGGGTGTCAGTGGCATTGCTAACAGGAGACCAGCAGGCTCGATGATGAGGGCCTCATGGGTAAGCAGATTCTGTGCCAGCACTAATGAGCACCTGCAGGCACATTTGTCAGGACAGGGTGGTATAGTTGGTCATCGCACCAGGTGGCCATAACATCCTGTCTTTCTTCAGAAGCGGCTGCTGCCTAGCGTCTGGGCAGGATCTGAGGATGGGGCAGGGCCACCACCATCTTACTCTCGTCGAAAGAGACCTGGTTCTACTCGACGGCCTCGTCTGGGCCAGATACTGAAGACCTCCTTGACTACACCCACAGCCCTATCAGGCTGTGCCCAGACTCCAGTGAAACAGGAAACGGACAGTGGCTTTGTGCTCCCCCCACCTGGCACCGACCTTGTGTTCTTACGGGAAGGTGCAGGCAGTCCTGTGCAGGTGCCTGGCCCTGCTGCAACTTCCACAGAAGCCCTGTTGCAGGTGAGGGTCTCATCTTATCCTGCCCTTCCCAGCCCTACCCAGCCTTGTGCCAGAAAGCTGGGACCAAGTCTGCTGCAATCCTCCTTCACACAGGAGGCCCAGTGCCCTGGCCTGAGTTGGGTTGTGGCCTTACCCCAGGTGAAGCAAGAGAAGGCGGATGCCCAGGAAGACTGGACACCGGGCACAGCCATCCTGACTTCTCCTGTATTGCTGTCTGGCTGCCCCAGCAAGGTGGGGGTCAGTGATGGGTGGTCTGTGAGCCGAGTGATGGTGAGCCGTGATGCTGGTTCTTGGAGCAGAGCAGTAGATGTGCTGATTGCAGCCTCACCATAAAATTACCCCACCTGTCTGACAGATGTCCCACCCTCCCCAGGCAACTAACTTTGCCTGCTTTGCTGTCCAGCtaacagaaaaatggaattcTCTGAGGAATGGGAAAGGTTTATAGGCTGAGAGATGGATTTTCTGGTCTGAAGTGTGACAGAGTGGGATTTGTCAGTACACTGACAGGTTGGCTGATGAGAGACTCTTTCCTTAGGCCCACCCTGCCCTTCTGATTCCTGCCTGtttcccacctcccccaggcaGTAGACCCAGGCCTGCCACCTGTGAAGCAAGAGCCACTGGACCctgaggaggacaaggaggaagaGAACAAGGATGATTCCGCCTCCGACTCGgccccagaggaggaggcaggaggggctggcACACCCGTGGTCAGTGCTGGGGGACACTTCACCCTGCCCTGACCCTGCTTTAGCCTCATTGGCCATGATGACCCATGATGTTAATTCTTTCCCAGATCACGGAGATTTTCAGCCTGGGTGGAACCCGCCTCCGGGACACAGCAGTCTGGTTGCCAAGGTGTGCCCCGCACAATGAGGGGTGGTATGTGGTTGGTGCTGGTCACACATGGGCCCTGAGTTTTAAAAGTAGAATCAGTAATTTGGTGTGATGCTCATATCACTGTGATGATCATGAGCAGTGAGGGGTTGTGTGCAGAACCCTAGAGATTTTTCCTGAGGTTCATGTCAGGGCTTTCCTTGGGTATGTggggaggtaggggtgggggtggcaggggaacAGGGGTCAGTGGAGGGTGAGGACTTGATGCCCTGCGATgagatttgaaagaaagagataaaagccTGGTCCACAGCTTCCTAAGAAAATCCAGAAGGGGTcagttttaatatgtaaatttttattcagaaaatcatCATTTGGGGTCTTGAAGGTCTCTGGAGTCTCCAAGAGATGACAGATGGGCTGGACAGTGGTGGATAGGCAGTAGATCTGGGTCCTGTGGCTGCCTCTGATCTGGGTCCACATGCAACTGTGAAATCTCAGGCTAGTCCTCCACCTTCTAGAACAGCCTTTGTGGACAGGATTGGGCTATGTTTTGTGAGCCTTTCCTGAGCCTACTGAGGTTATTAACAGTTTTAGGTGCTGCATAGAACTGTCGCTGCAGACCTGGCAATAGGATGAAGGATAGCTGCCCCTAAGGGCAGGGCTGGTGGGAGGAGGACAGGGGAATGCTACTTCTTGCAGATTGATCACAGGCTGTGCACataggctgagacacaggcaacATAAGCTGTTGGCCTAGGCACTTGGATTCCTTTGTTCCCACAAACTAGTCATGCAGGCCAGAAACTCCATCTGCCTTGGGCAGTACCAGAGGTATTAATGGAGTACCTGCTAGGTACACTGCAGTGTGAGAGATACAGTGGTGAATACAGTGACCCTTCAGGAGACATGGATCCCTGCTTTCAGGGAGCTTATTATCTAAGGAAATAATTTCCCTATGTGTGAAATTGTTACACGTTAATGGAGAAGATAACGATGTCTTAGGTTGTTTATAGTGTAATATTTTGGAAGCGAGAAGATAGATGAAGGATAATTATGGGGAAATCAGTGGTGGGCACAGAATACTAGGAAATGGTTTTGTGATGCTCCATTTTGCAAAGAGCAAACTTCATTCAACATATGGACCTGCTCCCTCTTCTCTAGGTCCAAGGACCTTAAAAAACCTGGAGCTAGAAAGCAGTAGACTGGAGGCTTCTGCAGACTTTAGGATTCAAGGTGGTATTTATAGACTGGCTTTATGAGAGAACACTGATCTACTCAGGCTGGACTGTAGACCAAGGGGTCTTATGTAGGATTCAATAGGAACTTGAAAAACCTACACCAAACCAGAGAAGCTGGCCTATTCAGTACTACGAGCTAATAGAGGAAAGTaagcaggaaaggaagagaaagaatagaaagttgTTGCATCTGCTCCAACTGGTGCAAATCCCAGGAGCTTGACTGTGATAAGTGTGGATATTACAGGTGGGGGATCTGTGGAGTGAAGAGGGGATGTAAAAGTCACCAGAAAAGAGCCTGTACAAGCCATCTTCGTAAATAATTTTTCAGTGGCTTCTGAATGAGACCTGGCAGTGTTTTTGAACATTTCCATTTCCTCAGAGAGACAGCACTGGAAAATGTAATGTGAATAAATCGAAAGGAACTGCTATTTGGTTAGTTCCTTCTACtgatctaatttatttaaaactcaaaTCTTTTTAGTAAGACCatgatttttgcccatttttgcaTATGGGAAAAcactcaaagaaattaaataatttatccagTGTCAGACAGCTAGTATCAGTAAGCCTAGACAATAAAACCCAAGTTTTACAACTTTGTTCTTTAAGCCACCAAACTAAGCTGTAATCCAAATACGATAATGTGTAATATTATAGTCACAGAAGTTTCCAGTGACCTTGAATGCAAGGTGGGTCACTAAACAGAACAAATCTCTTACATTGCTGCCTTTAGCATGGTTTTAGGGTATGCCAAGGCTGTGTGGTTGGGGTCACTTTGTCACAGCACCCATGCATTCAAGAGACTGGTGGGTTCTTGTGAGGCCTTGGATGTTGCATAAGAGTTCTCAAAACACTAAAGGATGTCCTTCCCCAGGGTTCACTGTCCATTTTGCTTGTTGCCCTCATTCTCAGCCAAAGCAGTCTTCGGAAGTAAAGCTGCCAGCCTGGCTCATCTTTGCTGACAACTTGCCTTCCCTACCCCTTGATGACTTTTGCATTTGGTTTCTGCCCTCAGTCCCTCTTCTACTAGGAGTCCTGCATAAGGGCATCTTGACTCAGCCCTGCCTCACTTCCCAGTTCTTTATAAAGTGCCAAAAAGTCTAGACCTGGGGTTCATTATATAGTCAGCTTTACAGGACTATGACTGAGTGCATGCTGCTTAGATTTTGTAGCCTTTGTATCTCCCCTGCCCTACTCTAGTCCCAGCCTTGTAGCTTTAGAGAATTCAGATGTAGACTAGACATTTCCTCACCGTTAACCCTTTTTGCTAccctcttctgccccttcctttgTCTTACGTTTTTGAGCCAGAGTCGAGACTGGGTAATTTTCTGATCATTGTTTTTGCTCTCCTCAGAACCCAGCCATCCAACACTAGTATTCTATGATGTCCtaaatgaaatttatttgatTGGCATTCAGACTCCTCTAAGAGCCTGGTTACAGTGTGTATCACAGTACAATCGGGAAAAACAGCACCACtgatataaagattatatatatatgtatatatgtatatgtatatatatgtatattttaagggAATTACAGGGATTTGAGCTTATGCAGTAGTGGGAGCTGATTAAACAGTCTCTGTAAGGCTGTTGTCTTTACATCTAATGCTGGAGCTTGAAGTCTGCAGGGCAGGCAATCAGGAAGGGAAGATGGATATAAAGTGTGGGAGACGGAGGACACTTTGGCGTGCACGAGAACGAGCTGGAACCAGCGAGGATGGCCTAGAACCCATGTCAGTGTCTCACCACCTCCAACTTCGATGATGTGGGTGTCCTGCAGAAGAAGCTGGTGCCCTTCATCACAGAGTTAAATACTCATCTGGTCCAGGAATTAGAGAAGCTGGAGGAAGATCCCAGGGAAAGTGGAGCAGCTGCAGGCCTGGCTGCAGGCCTCACTGCTGCCCACACCCAACGAGGTGAGCCAGCAGATAAGTGACAACATGTGTGAACTGCAACAGTGCCTGGTGCGCCTGCACCAACCTTCCGAGTGTAAAAACAGTATGCTGCTGCTTCACTTCTGTCCTCCAATTACCATGCAAAATGTCTCTTGTGGCCCATCCTAACCGGAAGCATACTGGGAAGGGAGTTCTGGGAAATGTAGCCTAGTCAAGGTGACACATTACAAAGCCACCCTGCCATGAATCAGCTCCCAAGGGTCTCACTGCTCACCTGAGGATAACTTGATAAAGCTACGTTGCTGAAAATGCAAAGCTGAAGACCATGGATTTCATGGTGACCCCAGCAAGTACAGAGATACTGTCAAGCCCACCCAGAAAAAACTGGCTGGTCTCGGCTATTTTTGTGTCATTCATTCAAGTATTGAGAACCTGGCCTATGGTAGGCACTGTACTTGATACTGGGATAcaggaatgaaaaagaatagtCCAtgcaattttattaaatacatcagTATGTATTACAAGTGGTGAATGGATATCCAACTTTATCATGGAATTTAATGGTGAAAATATAGAATTCAGGAAACTGTTGGAGGACAGCCCTTGCGTGAACCTTGTTGGGGCACAATAGGaattggaaataatataaatagtttCTATCTCTGAgctgttctattttaaaattattttaaaataatttttactgtcCCGTTTactgtttcatatatttagtGTTTTTGGGGGGAGTGTCTTGATGGTGGTAACCATGTTGACGCTGAGAAAGCGGGATGGTGGGTGGCCAGTCAAGGTCGGGTTCTGTCCAAGGACTTTGGGCCAATCCCTGGTCTAGGCCTTGGGGCTTGGCTGAGGGCGGAGGTTCACGGTGCTGGCCCTTGGTCCCGGCTCCGCCCCTCCACCCTCCGAGTAGGCCCGCCAGGGGGCGCCGGGGCCACCGTCATCCCACCCCGGCTCGGGAGTCGCGCAGCCCCTCAACCCTGGCCAGGGCGGCCCCGGGGCGTGGCCTCCACCCGACCGAGACACCAATCTTTGGCGGGGCTGGGAGGAAAGCCGACTCTTCTCCACGTAGAGGTAAAACAGGCAAAACCGAACCGGAGTTAAATTATGGGGCGCGCCAGGGGTGAGGGTGCGACAGGACGAGCTCAGGACCGACGCTGGGACGTTCAAGTCAGCAAAGTGTCGCCAAGGGTCAGCTTCCCCTGTTGCAGGAATCCTTTCAACGGTATCCTCCGGGCTGTACGACCTCTGGGGTGCCCGACGGGCTTTTCTGTATCTCTGCTGCTTTTCCCATACCCCGCGCCTGACCGAGGGCCTTTGCattgcctcccttccttcccaaggGTGTGGTGTGAGG carries:
- the MBD1 gene encoding methyl-CpG-binding domain protein 1 isoform X5, giving the protein MAPMAEDWLDCPALGPGWKRREVFRKSGATCGRSDTYYQSPTGDRIRSKVELTRYLGPACDLTLFDFKQGILCYPAPKAPSLDVPGRKRKKPSRPAKTQKRQVGPQKGEVRKEAPGDETKAVADTALASLPAPGCCENCGISFSGDGTRRQRLKTLCKDCRAQRIAFNREQRMFKRVGCGECAACQVTEDCGACSTCLLQLPHEVASGLFCKCERRRCLRIVERSRGCGVCRGCQTREDCGHCRVCLRPPRPGLRRQWRCVQRRCLRGKRSRRRGGCDSKMAARRRSRTQPLPPVPPSQPPESPELHPRALAPSPPAEFIYYCVDEDELQPYTNRRQNRKCGACAACLRRMDCGHCDFCCDKPKFGGNNQKRQKCRWRQCLQFAMKRLLPSVWAGSEDGAGPPPSYSRRKRPGSTRRPRLGQILKTSLTTPTALSGCAQTPVKQETDSGFVLPPPGTDLVFLREGAGSPVQVPGPAATSTEALLQEAQCPGLSWVVALPQVKQEKADAQEDWTPGTAILTSPVLLSGCPSKAVDPGLPPVKQEPLDPEEDKEEENKDDSASDSAPEEEAGGAGTPVITEIFSLGGTRLRDTAVWLPSLQGRQSGREDGYKVWETEDTLACTRTSWNQRGWPRTHVSVSPPPTSMMWVSCRRSWCPSSQS
- the MBD1 gene encoding methyl-CpG-binding domain protein 1 isoform X15 gives rise to the protein MAPMAEDWLDCPALGPGWKRREVFRKSGATCGRSDTYYQSPTGDRIRSKVELTRYLGPACDLTLFDFKQGILCYPAPKAPSLDVPGRKRKKPSRPAKTQKRQVGPQKGEVRKEAPGDETKAVADTALASLPAPGCCENCGISFSGDGTRRQRLKTLCKDCRAQRIAFNREQRMFKLPHEVASGLFCKCERRRCLRIVERSRGCGVCRGCQTREDCGHCRVCLRPPRPGLRRQWRCVQRRCLRGKRSRRRGGCDSKMAARRRSRTQPLPPVPPSQPPESPELHPRALAPSPPAEFIYYCVDEDELQPYTNRRQNRKCGACAACLRRMDCGHCDFCCDKPKFGGNNQKRQKCRWRQCLQFAMKRLLPSVWAGSEDGAGPPPSYSRRKRPGSTRRPRLGQILKTSLTTPTALSGCAQTPVKQETDSGFVLPPPGTDLVFLREGAGSPVQVPGPAATSTEALLQEAQCPGLSWVVALPQVKQEKADAQEDWTPGTAILTSPVLLSGCPSKAVDPGLPPVKQEPLDPEEDKEEENKDDSASDSAPEEEAGGAGTPVITEIFSLGGTRLRDTAVWLPSLQGRQSGREDGYKVWETEDTLACTRTSWNQRGWPRTHVSVSPPPTSMMWVSCRRSWCPSSQS
- the MBD1 gene encoding methyl-CpG-binding domain protein 1 isoform X12; its protein translation is MAPMAEDWLDCPALGPGWKRREVFRKSGATCGRSDTYYQSPTGDRIRSKVELTRYLGPACDLTLFDFKQGILCYPAPKAPSLDVPGRKRKKPSRPAKTQKRQVGPQKGEVRKEAPGDETKAVADTALASLPAPGCCENCGISFSGDGTRRQRLKTLCKDCRAQRIAFNREQRMFKRVGCGECAACQVTEDCGACSTCLLQLPHEVASGLFCKCERRRCLRIVERSRGCGVCRGCQTREDCGHCRVCLRPPRPGLRRQWRCVQRRCLRGKRSRRRGGCDSKMAARRRSRTQPLPPVPPSQPPESPELQPYTNRRQNRKCGACAACLRRMDCGHCDFCCDKPKFGGNNQKRQKCRWRQCLQFAMKRLLPSVWAGSEDGAGPPPSYSRRKRPGSTRRPRLGQILKTSLTTPTALSGCAQTPVKQETDSGFVLPPPGTDLVFLREGAGSPVQVPGPAATSTEALLQEAQCPGLSWVVALPQVKQEKADAQEDWTPGTAILTSPVLLSGCPSKAVDPGLPPVKQEPLDPEEDKEEENKDDSASDSAPEEEAGGAGTPVITEIFSLGGTRLRDTAVWLPSLQGRQSGREDGYKVWETEDTLACTRTSWNQRGWPRTHVSVSPPPTSMMWVSCRRSWCPSSQS
- the MBD1 gene encoding methyl-CpG-binding domain protein 1 isoform X13, with product MAPMAEDWLDCPALGPGWKRREVFRKSGATCGRSDTYYQSPTGDRIRSKVELTRYLGPACDLTLFDFKQGILCYPAPKAPSLDVPGRKRKKPSRPAKTQKRQVGPQKGEVRKEAPGDETKAVADTALASLPAPGCCENCGISFSGDGTRRQRLKTLCKDCRAQRIAFNREQRMFKRVGCGECAACQVTEDCGACSTCLLQLPHEVASGLFCKCERRRCLRIVERSRGCGVCRGCQTREDCGHCRVCLRPPRPGLRRQWRCVQRRCLRGKRSRRRGGCDSKMAARRRSRTQPLPPVPPSQPPESPELPYTNRRQNRKCGACAACLRRMDCGHCDFCCDKPKFGGNNQKRQKCRWRQCLQFAMKRLLPSVWAGSEDGAGPPPSYSRRKRPGSTRRPRLGQILKTSLTTPTALSGCAQTPVKQETDSGFVLPPPGTDLVFLREGAGSPVQVPGPAATSTEALLQEAQCPGLSWVVALPQVKQEKADAQEDWTPGTAILTSPVLLSGCPSKAVDPGLPPVKQEPLDPEEDKEEENKDDSASDSAPEEEAGGAGTPVITEIFSLGGTRLRDTAVWLPSLQGRQSGREDGYKVWETEDTLACTRTSWNQRGWPRTHVSVSPPPTSMMWVSCRRSWCPSSQS
- the MBD1 gene encoding methyl-CpG-binding domain protein 1 isoform X6, encoding MAPMAEDWLDCPALGPGWKRREVFRKSGATCGRSDTYYQSPTGDRIRSKVELTRYLGPACDLTLFDFKQGILCYPAPKAPSLDVPGRKRKKPSRPAKTQKRQVGPQKGEVRKEAPGDETKAVADTALASLPAPGCCENCGISFSGDGTRRQRLKTLCKDCRAQRIAFNREQRMFKRVGCGECAACQVTEDCGACSTCLLQLPHEVASGLFCKCERRRCLRIVERSRGCGVCRGCQTREDCGHCRVCLRPPRPGLRRQWRCVQRRCLRGKRSRRRGGCDSKMAARRRSRTQPLPPVPPSQPPESPELHPRALAPSPPAEFIYYCVDEDELPYTNRRQNRKCGACAACLRRMDCGHCDFCCDKPKFGGNNQKRQKCRWRQCLQFAMKRLLPSVWAGSEDGAGPPPSYSRRKRPGSTRRPRLGQILKTSLTTPTALSGCAQTPVKQETDSGFVLPPPGTDLVFLREGAGSPVQVPGPAATSTEALLQEAQCPGLSWVVALPQVKQEKADAQEDWTPGTAILTSPVLLSGCPSKAVDPGLPPVKQEPLDPEEDKEEENKDDSASDSAPEEEAGGAGTPVITEIFSLGGTRLRDTAVWLPSLQGRQSGREDGYKVWETEDTLACTRTSWNQRGWPRTHVSVSPPPTSMMWVSCRRSWCPSSQS